The following proteins are co-located in the Gemmatimonadales bacterium genome:
- a CDS encoding TolC family protein, with protein MTARPGFPAHAGALLLLAACAHYTPAPLHPAELADAFAARRLNEPGLVRYLGEHGSSAPSAAWRPADLALAALYWQPALDRARAEWRAARAGEITAGARPEPALESQLGYATSSDVFESRWVAALTTVFTLELGGKRGARVAAARARTALAEVELDDTAWRTARAVRDAAVALGAAEQRARDAAEQQQRVGKFAARLRHRYEEGAVGRGELVAIEAEETGARTALAREARAVAGARAALGRTVGVPPDAMDSIGVEPDPPARCAVHAAAPDSVRAVALRRRTDIGRGLAEYAVAEGELRMAVAGASPDLTLGPGFNWDQGIGIWTLALALPRLPFHRNRGPIAEATARRAAAAARFSELQQGVIADVGAALAACRVARSETAGTDSVLAATRRRAEVARAAYERGEVGAGDLEPLELAESRAILEQHAAAQREATAALALDAATGAWPPGNVTWPDPTVSPTVNEAAR; from the coding sequence GTGACGGCTCGCCCCGGCTTTCCGGCGCATGCCGGCGCCCTGCTGCTCCTCGCCGCCTGCGCGCACTACACACCCGCGCCGCTCCATCCTGCCGAGCTGGCCGATGCGTTTGCGGCGCGCCGGCTCAATGAGCCTGGGCTGGTCCGCTACCTCGGCGAGCATGGCTCCAGCGCGCCCTCCGCCGCGTGGCGCCCGGCCGATCTGGCGCTCGCCGCGCTCTACTGGCAGCCCGCGCTCGACCGCGCCCGCGCGGAGTGGCGTGCCGCGCGTGCGGGCGAAATTACGGCCGGCGCGCGGCCCGAGCCTGCGCTGGAATCGCAGCTTGGCTACGCCACGTCGAGCGACGTGTTCGAGTCCCGCTGGGTTGCCGCGCTCACGACCGTTTTCACCCTCGAGCTGGGCGGCAAGCGGGGCGCCCGCGTCGCCGCGGCGCGGGCGCGCACCGCGCTGGCCGAGGTGGAGCTGGACGACACTGCGTGGCGCACCGCGCGCGCGGTCCGTGACGCCGCGGTGGCGCTCGGCGCGGCGGAGCAGCGTGCGCGCGATGCCGCCGAGCAGCAGCAGCGCGTCGGCAAGTTCGCGGCGCGGCTGCGCCACCGATATGAGGAAGGCGCCGTTGGGCGTGGCGAGCTGGTCGCGATCGAGGCGGAGGAGACCGGCGCGCGCACCGCGCTCGCGCGCGAAGCGCGCGCGGTGGCCGGCGCACGCGCGGCGCTCGGGCGCACGGTCGGTGTGCCGCCGGACGCGATGGACTCGATCGGGGTCGAGCCCGACCCGCCGGCGCGCTGCGCCGTGCATGCCGCCGCGCCCGACAGCGTGCGCGCGGTGGCGCTCCGCCGCCGCACCGACATCGGGCGCGGGCTCGCCGAGTACGCCGTCGCGGAGGGCGAGTTGCGCATGGCCGTGGCGGGCGCCTCGCCCGACCTCACGCTCGGCCCCGGATTCAACTGGGACCAGGGCATCGGCATCTGGACGCTCGCGCTCGCCCTGCCGCGGCTGCCGTTTCACCGGAATCGCGGTCCGATCGCCGAGGCCACCGCGCGGCGCGCCGCCGCCGCCGCGCGGTTCTCGGAGCTGCAGCAGGGCGTGATCGCCGATGTGGGCGCGGCGCTTGCCGCCTGCCGGGTGGCGCGGAGCGAAACGGCCGGTACCGATTCGGTGCTTGCGGCAACGCGCCGTCGCGCCGAAGTGGCGCGCGCGGCGTACGAGCGTGGCGAGGTCGGCGCGGGCGATCTCGAGCCGCTCGAGCTGGCCGAGAGCCGCGCCATCCTGGAGCAGCACGCGGCGGCGCAGCGCGAGGCCACGGCGGCGCTCGCGCTCGACGCGGCGACCGGTGCCTGGCCGCCGGGCAACGTCACCTGGCCCGATCCGACGGTGAGCCCCACGGTGAATGAGGCGGCGCGATGA
- the xerD gene encoding site-specific tyrosine recombinase XerD, which translates to MTGVGAGSDPAGLRAEVERAFWLESFRDYLALEAGHSPNTVAAYLHDLHGLGRFAISKGVRSPAAVSRSLLRDFIYQLKDVGMSAATIRREVSAIRTYFAFLVAEGRLAEDPSDRLESPQRWRTLPDTLTVAEVEALIAAPRVDDPLAWRDRALLELGYGAGLRVSELCGLGLADLLLTEGLVRVFGKGSKERLVPIGRRVIGAVSVYLHELRPTLDRGKSKARLLLNARGEPLSRVGAWGVVKRCTERAGITKRVTPHTLRHTFATHLLEGGADLRAVQEMLGHADLSTTQLYTHVDREYLRSVHRQYHPRA; encoded by the coding sequence GTGACCGGAGTGGGCGCCGGGAGCGACCCCGCCGGACTTCGCGCGGAGGTCGAGCGCGCGTTCTGGCTGGAGAGCTTTCGCGACTACCTCGCGCTCGAGGCGGGGCATAGCCCCAACACCGTGGCCGCGTACCTTCACGATCTCCATGGGCTCGGCCGGTTCGCCATCTCGAAGGGCGTGCGGAGCCCGGCCGCGGTGAGCCGCAGCCTGCTCCGCGATTTCATCTATCAGCTGAAGGACGTCGGCATGAGCGCCGCGACGATCCGGCGCGAGGTCTCCGCAATTCGAACCTACTTCGCGTTTCTCGTGGCCGAGGGGCGCCTGGCCGAGGATCCGAGCGACCGGCTCGAGAGCCCGCAGCGCTGGCGCACGCTCCCCGACACGCTCACCGTGGCGGAGGTCGAGGCCCTGATCGCGGCGCCACGCGTGGACGACCCGCTCGCCTGGCGCGACCGCGCGCTGCTGGAGCTGGGCTACGGCGCCGGGCTTCGCGTCTCCGAGCTCTGCGGGCTCGGCCTCGCTGACCTGCTGCTTACGGAGGGCCTCGTGCGCGTCTTCGGCAAGGGGAGCAAGGAGCGGCTCGTGCCGATAGGCCGGCGCGTGATTGGCGCGGTGTCCGTGTACCTGCACGAGCTGCGTCCGACGCTCGACCGCGGCAAATCGAAGGCGCGGCTGCTGCTCAACGCGCGCGGCGAGCCGCTTTCGCGGGTCGGCGCCTGGGGCGTCGTGAAGCGGTGCACCGAGCGCGCCGGCATCACCAAGCGGGTGACGCCACATACGCTCCGGCACACGTTCGCCACCCATCTCCTGGAAGGCGGCGCCGACTTGCGTGCCGTACAGGAGATGCTCGGCCACGCCGATCTCTCCACCACACAGCTCTACACCCACGTGGACCGCGAGTATCTCCGATCGGTGCACCGCCAATATCACCCGCGCGCGTGA
- a CDS encoding VTT domain-containing protein → MPPVPADAAALIGAFLSRRGVTSPLGVFTVVWTCNVGGALAVYFAVRGRGRRFLATKRGRRLLAPDALAVIRREYLRFGVLGIFLARFLPGIRAVVPPFAGISDIPPLRTAIPIAAHSAVWYGGITILGALLGAEWGAIVALLGGVNRALAVAAAVVVALWLALAYARARRRRRERVNGPKGTPEAGEAP, encoded by the coding sequence GTGCCCCCGGTGCCGGCCGATGCGGCGGCACTGATCGGCGCCTTTCTTTCGAGGCGCGGAGTCACCTCCCCACTCGGCGTATTCACGGTCGTGTGGACCTGCAACGTGGGTGGTGCGCTCGCGGTGTACTTCGCGGTGCGCGGTCGCGGGCGACGGTTTCTCGCCACCAAGCGTGGCCGCCGGCTACTCGCGCCGGACGCACTCGCCGTGATCAGACGCGAATACCTCCGCTTCGGCGTCCTCGGCATTTTCCTCGCCCGGTTCCTGCCCGGCATCCGGGCCGTGGTGCCGCCGTTCGCGGGCATCTCCGATATTCCGCCGTTGCGGACCGCGATTCCGATCGCCGCCCATTCGGCCGTTTGGTACGGCGGCATCACCATCCTCGGCGCGCTGCTCGGCGCCGAGTGGGGAGCGATCGTGGCACTCCTCGGCGGGGTGAACCGCGCGCTCGCTGTGGCGGCGGCCGTGGTGGTGGCGCTCTGGCTCGCCCTCGCGTACGCGCGGGCGCGGCGCAGGCGGCGCGAGCGCGTAAACGGCCCGAAGGGAACGCCGGAAGCGGGGGAGGCGCCGTGA
- the ispF gene encoding 2-C-methyl-D-erythritol 2,4-cyclodiphosphate synthase — protein MREPGLPFRIGLGYDSHRFAPGRPLILGGVTIPHPLGLAGHSDADAVAHALTDAILGAAGAGDIGRHFPDTDPRWKDADSLELLAQAHDIARTRGWTLRQADLTVITEAPALAPHLAPMAAALAARLDVSADDIGVKAKTNEGMGFIGRGDGVAVLAVAMLGAREAR, from the coding sequence GTGAGGGAGCCGGGCCTCCCGTTCCGCATCGGACTCGGCTACGACTCCCACCGTTTCGCGCCCGGGCGTCCTCTCATTCTGGGTGGTGTCACGATTCCGCATCCGCTCGGGCTCGCCGGGCACTCGGATGCCGATGCGGTGGCGCACGCGCTGACCGACGCGATCCTGGGTGCGGCGGGTGCCGGCGACATCGGCCGCCACTTTCCCGATACCGATCCGCGCTGGAAGGACGCCGACTCGCTCGAGCTGCTGGCCCAGGCGCATGATATCGCCCGCACCCGTGGGTGGACGCTCAGGCAGGCCGACCTCACCGTGATCACCGAAGCGCCGGCGCTCGCGCCACATCTGGCGCCCATGGCGGCAGCACTCGCGGCGCGTCTCGATGTGTCGGCGGACGATATCGGCGTCAAGGCCAAGACCAACGAGGGAATGGGTTTCATCGGACGGGGCGACGGTGTCGCCGTGCTCGCCGTCGCCATGCTCGGCGCGAGGGAGGCCCGCTGA